The Primulina tabacum isolate GXHZ01 chromosome 16, ASM2559414v2, whole genome shotgun sequence genome window below encodes:
- the LOC142529974 gene encoding putative sugar phosphate/phosphate translocator At2g25520, with amino-acid sequence MGKGGALSESVVKKIVLSYTYVAIWIFLSFTVIVYNKYILDRKMYNWPYPISLTMIHMAFCSSLAYLLVRVFKAVDPVTMSWDLYLRSVVPIGLLYSLSLWLSNSAYIYLSVSFIQMLKALMPVAVYSIGVLLKKDAFKSETMANMLSISIGVAIAAYGEAKFDSWGVALQLGAVAFEATRLVMIQILLNSKGITLNPITSLYYVAPCCLVFLSVPWAFVEFPLLKENSSFHFDYVIFGTNSFCAFALNLAVFLLVGKTSALTMNVAGVVKDWLLIAFSWSVIKDTVTPINLFGYALAFLAVGYYNHSKLQAMKAKEAQKMAQQADEEAGRLLEEKEVQNNDGDPKRNESHT; translated from the coding sequence ATGGGGAAAGGCGGTGCTTTGAGCGAAAGCGTCGTGAAGAAGATCGTGCTTTCCTACACTTATGTGGCCATTTGGATCTTCCTCTCCTTCACGGTCATCGTCTACAACAAGTACATTCTCGATCGGAAGATGTATAATTGGCCTTACCCAATctctcttaccatgattcaCATGGCTTTTTGTTCTTCTCTCGCCTATCTGCTCGTCCGAGTCTTCAAGGCTGTGGATCCAGTCACCATGTCTTGGGATCTTTATCTGAGATCTGTGGTCCCAATTGGCCTTTTGTACTCTCTCTCCCTCTGGCTCTCGAATTCGGCCTATATTTATCTCTCCGTGTCATTTATTCAAATGCTCAAGGCGTTGATGCCAGTGGCCGTGTATTCCATCGGTGTTCTGCTCAAGAAAGATGCTTTCAAATCGGAGACGATGGCCAACATGCTTTCGATCTCGATTGGGGTCGCGATTGCTGCGTATGGCGAGGCAAAGTTTGATTCTTGGGGGGTTGCTCTTCAATTGGGTGCTGTGGCTTTTGAGGCCACCAGGCTTGTCATGATTCAGATCCTGCTTAATTCTAAGGGGATCACTCTCAATCCGATTACTTCTCTTTATTATGTGGCACCATGTTGCTTGGTTTTCTTGTCAGTCCCTTGGGCATTTGTTGAGTTTCCTTTGTTGAAGGAGAATTCAAGCTTCCACTTTGACTATGTGATTTTTGGGACTAATTCTTTCTGTGCGTTTGCGCTGAATCTTGCGGTGTTTTTGCTTGTCGGGAAGACCTCAGCTTTGACCATGAACGTGGCTGGCGTGGTGAAGGACTGGCTCCTGATTGCCTTTTCTTGGTCTGTGATCAAGGATACCGTGACCCCTATTAACTTGTTTGGTTATGCATTGGCTTTCTTGGCTGTAGGCTATTACAATCACTCGAAGTTGCAAGCTATGAAAGCTAAGGAAGCACAGAAGATGGCGCAACAGGCTGATGAGGAAGCGGGGAGGTTGTTGGAGGAAAAGGAAGTCCAGAACAATGATGGTGATCCCAAAAGGAACGAGTCTCATACTTAA